One region of Aurantimonas sp. HBX-1 genomic DNA includes:
- a CDS encoding ABC transporter permease, whose translation MSAVESAPAAARVRPEPVGRGGRLALAFRFALREMRGGLSGFYIFLACITLGVAAIAAVNSVATMMTTGIAEQGRSILGGDLRFELTQRQATPAEMQYLEGLGTVARSADLRSMVRLTDGSDQSLTEVKAVDGAYPLYGTLETTPDAPLATLLGERDGRFGAVAAPELFDRLGIEPGARVRLGDAEIELRGVLDREPDVLSDGFNFAPRLMLSLDGLAASGLVQPGSLVEYQYKVRLAPDRAGEAEAIMTAANEQYPEAGFSIRTSAEAAPSLQRNIERFSQFLTLVGLTALIVGGVGVANAVNAYLDSKRPVIATFKSLGAGGNFVVAVYLIQIMTLAALGIVIGLVLGAIAPFVTAQFLESVIPVAASASVYPLDLALAALFGALTALAFALLPLGRTRDVAATALFREAGTAGFSRMRWSYLAAALGLAALIGLLALVMAGDKRVALVFLIGTAAAFLILRFVAIGIEWLAARAPRVRSTPLRLALGNIHRPGSLTGSVVLSLGLGLTLLVTLATIDYDLRREIGSGMASRAPDFFFVDIQNGEVDAFRKTIESLAPGATLDAAPMLRGRITRLNDEDVATMEIPPEGGWVLRGDRGITYATTLPENSTISDGEWWPADYDGEPLVSFSAEEGGELGLSVGDTLTVNVLGRNITARIANFRSVEWESLSINFVMVFSPNAFAGAPHSWLATLAMPEGGEAAEKAVLNGVTNAFPSVTSVRVKDALDAVNGLIAQLALAIRVAAAVALVASVLVLSGALAAGNRGRVHDAVVLKTLGATRMTLIRAFATEYLLLGLATGLFAIAAGALAAWFVVAQIMQLPYVFDWTVALTTLVVSLVLTVGFGLAGTWRVLGQKAAPVLRNL comes from the coding sequence ATGAGCGCGGTGGAATCGGCGCCTGCCGCCGCCCGCGTACGGCCGGAGCCGGTCGGGCGCGGCGGGCGCCTGGCGCTGGCCTTCCGCTTTGCCCTGCGCGAGATGCGCGGCGGCCTGTCCGGCTTCTACATCTTCCTTGCCTGCATCACGCTCGGGGTCGCGGCGATCGCTGCGGTGAATTCCGTCGCGACGATGATGACCACCGGCATCGCCGAGCAGGGCCGCTCGATTCTCGGCGGCGACCTGCGCTTCGAACTCACGCAGCGGCAGGCGACGCCTGCGGAGATGCAGTATCTCGAGGGGCTGGGCACGGTGGCCCGGTCGGCGGACCTGCGCTCGATGGTGCGGCTCACCGACGGCAGCGACCAGTCGCTCACCGAGGTGAAGGCCGTCGACGGCGCCTATCCGCTCTACGGGACCCTCGAGACGACGCCCGACGCGCCGCTGGCCACGCTGCTCGGCGAACGGGACGGCCGCTTCGGTGCCGTCGCCGCGCCGGAACTGTTCGACCGCCTCGGCATCGAGCCGGGCGCGCGGGTGCGGCTCGGGGATGCCGAGATCGAACTGCGCGGCGTCCTCGACCGCGAGCCCGACGTCCTCTCCGACGGCTTCAACTTCGCGCCGCGACTGATGCTGTCGCTGGACGGGCTGGCGGCCAGCGGCCTGGTGCAGCCCGGCAGCCTGGTCGAGTACCAGTACAAGGTGCGGCTCGCGCCGGATCGGGCCGGCGAGGCCGAGGCGATCATGACGGCGGCCAACGAGCAGTATCCGGAGGCCGGCTTCAGCATCCGGACCTCGGCGGAGGCGGCGCCCTCCCTCCAGCGCAATATCGAGCGCTTCTCGCAATTCCTGACGCTGGTCGGTCTCACCGCGCTGATCGTCGGCGGGGTCGGGGTGGCGAATGCCGTCAACGCCTATCTCGACTCCAAGCGGCCGGTGATCGCGACCTTCAAGAGCCTCGGGGCGGGCGGCAATTTCGTCGTCGCGGTCTACCTCATCCAGATCATGACGCTCGCGGCCCTTGGCATCGTCATCGGCCTGGTGCTCGGGGCGATCGCGCCGTTCGTCACCGCGCAGTTCCTGGAATCCGTCATCCCTGTCGCGGCCAGCGCCTCGGTCTATCCGCTCGACCTCGCGCTGGCGGCGCTGTTCGGCGCCCTGACCGCGCTGGCCTTCGCGCTGCTGCCGCTCGGGCGCACCCGCGACGTCGCGGCGACCGCCCTGTTCCGCGAAGCCGGCACGGCCGGCTTTTCCCGCATGCGCTGGAGCTATCTGGCGGCGGCGCTTGGCCTCGCCGCACTGATCGGGCTGCTGGCGCTGGTCATGGCCGGCGACAAGCGGGTGGCGCTGGTCTTCCTGATCGGCACGGCGGCGGCGTTCCTGATCCTGCGCTTCGTCGCGATCGGCATCGAATGGCTCGCGGCACGGGCGCCGCGCGTGCGCTCGACGCCGCTGCGGCTGGCGCTCGGCAACATCCATCGGCCGGGATCGCTGACCGGCTCGGTGGTGCTGTCGCTGGGGCTCGGCCTGACGCTGCTGGTGACGCTCGCGACGATCGACTACGACCTGCGCCGGGAGATCGGCAGCGGCATGGCCTCGCGGGCCCCGGACTTCTTCTTCGTCGACATCCAGAACGGCGAGGTCGATGCCTTCCGCAAGACGATCGAGTCCCTCGCGCCGGGCGCGACGCTCGATGCCGCGCCGATGCTGCGCGGCCGCATCACCCGGCTGAACGACGAGGACGTCGCCACGATGGAGATCCCGCCGGAAGGCGGCTGGGTGCTGCGCGGCGACCGCGGCATCACCTACGCGACGACCCTGCCGGAGAACTCGACGATCTCCGACGGCGAATGGTGGCCGGCGGACTACGACGGCGAGCCGCTGGTGTCGTTCTCGGCGGAGGAGGGGGGCGAGCTCGGCCTGTCGGTCGGCGACACGCTGACCGTCAACGTGCTCGGCCGCAACATCACCGCCCGGATCGCCAATTTCCGCAGCGTCGAATGGGAATCGCTGTCGATCAATTTCGTCATGGTGTTCTCGCCCAACGCCTTTGCCGGCGCACCGCATTCCTGGCTGGCGACACTGGCCATGCCGGAGGGCGGCGAGGCGGCGGAGAAGGCCGTCCTCAACGGCGTCACCAACGCCTTTCCGTCGGTGACCAGCGTCCGGGTCAAGGACGCGCTCGACGCGGTCAACGGCCTGATCGCCCAGCTGGCGCTGGCGATCCGCGTCGCAGCGGCGGTGGCGCTCGTCGCGTCGGTGCTGGTGCTGTCGGGCGCGCTCGCCGCCGGCAACCGGGGGCGCGTCCACGACGCCGTGGTGCTGAAGACGCTGGGGGCGACGCGCATGACGCTGATCCGGGCGTTCGCGACGGAGTACCTGCTGCTGGGGCTGGCCACCGGCCTGTTCGCCATCGCGGCGGGGGCACTCGCCGCCTGGTTCGTGGTCGCGCAGATCATGCAGCTGCCCTACGTGTTCGACTGGACGGTGGCGCTGACGACGCTCGTCGTCTCGCTGGTGCTGACCGTCGGCTTCGGCCTTGCCGGCACCTGGCGGGTGCTCGGCCAGAAGGCGGCGCCGGTGCTGCGCAATTTGTGA
- the acnA gene encoding aconitate hydratase AcnA — translation MSNASDSFHSRKTLTVEGKDYVYYDLQEAERNGLAGASRLPFSMKVLLENLLRNEDGRTVTADDIRAVANWIHDKGTAGHEIAYRPARVLMQDFTGVPAVVDLAAMRDATRQLGADPKKVNPLVPVDLVIDHSVMVDFFGQKDSFERNVDAEYGRNGERYTFLRWGSEAFENFRVVPPGTGICHQVNLEYLAQTVWTREENGETIAYPDTLVGTDSHTTMVNGLSVLGWGVGGIEAEAAMLGQPISMLIPEVIGFRLVGKLPEGTTATDLVLTVTEMLRKKKVVGKFVEFFGPGLSNLTLEDQATIGNMAPEYGATCGFFPIDKDTLAYLEATGRDKHRIALVEAYAKAQGMYREDGIADPVFTDTLELDLSTVVPSLAGPKRPQDRVALTDAAAAFRTALVELQGGRKKAADTQTTAESRYVAEGATGAFDAPPARHPVAGTDHGISDGDVVIAAITSCTNTSNPNVLVAAGLVARKAHAKGLTVKPWVKTSLAPGSQVVTEYLEKAGLQADLDAMGFNLVGYGCTTCIGNSGPLPEPISEAITENDLVACSVLSGNRNFEGRVNPDVRANYLASPPLVVAYAIAGSMFVDITKEPLGKDRDGNDVFLKDIWPTTQEIAEIVRETVTRQMFEERYADVFKGDAHWQTIEVSGGLTYDWDDRSTYVQNPPYFEGMTMDPEPVTDVHGARILSLFLDSITTDHISPAGSIKANGPAGDYLVSHQVRPVDFNSYGARRGNHQVMMRGTFANIRIKNQMLDGIEGGMTKHFPDGEVMPIYDAAMRYQEEGVPLVVFAGKEYGTGSSRDWAAKGTNLLGVRAVIAESFERIHRSNLVGMGVVPFVFAEEGTSWKSIGLKGDEKVTIEGLATLKPREVLEAKIERADGTVDSVRIQARIDTLDELEYYRNGGILHYVLRRLAA, via the coding sequence ATGTCCAACGCATCCGACAGTTTCCACAGCCGCAAGACCCTCACCGTCGAGGGCAAGGACTACGTCTATTACGATCTGCAGGAGGCCGAACGGAATGGCCTCGCGGGTGCCTCGCGGCTTCCCTTCTCGATGAAGGTGCTGCTGGAGAACCTGCTGCGCAACGAGGACGGCCGCACCGTCACGGCCGACGACATCCGTGCCGTCGCCAACTGGATCCACGACAAGGGCACGGCCGGGCACGAGATCGCTTACCGCCCGGCGCGCGTCCTGATGCAGGACTTCACCGGCGTTCCCGCCGTCGTGGACCTCGCGGCGATGCGCGACGCGACGCGGCAGCTCGGCGCCGACCCCAAGAAGGTCAATCCGCTGGTGCCGGTCGATCTCGTCATCGACCACTCGGTGATGGTCGACTTCTTCGGCCAGAAGGACTCCTTCGAGCGCAATGTCGACGCCGAATACGGCCGCAACGGCGAGCGCTACACCTTCCTGCGCTGGGGCTCGGAAGCCTTCGAGAATTTCCGCGTCGTGCCGCCCGGCACCGGCATCTGCCACCAGGTGAACCTCGAATATCTCGCGCAGACCGTGTGGACCCGGGAAGAGAACGGCGAGACCATCGCCTATCCGGACACGCTGGTCGGCACCGACTCGCACACCACCATGGTCAACGGCCTGTCGGTACTTGGCTGGGGCGTCGGCGGCATCGAGGCCGAGGCGGCCATGCTCGGCCAGCCGATCTCCATGCTGATCCCCGAGGTCATCGGCTTCCGTCTCGTCGGCAAGCTGCCGGAGGGCACCACGGCGACCGACCTCGTGCTCACCGTCACGGAGATGCTGCGCAAGAAGAAGGTCGTCGGCAAGTTCGTCGAGTTCTTCGGCCCGGGCCTGTCGAACCTCACCCTCGAGGACCAGGCGACGATCGGCAACATGGCGCCGGAATACGGCGCCACCTGCGGCTTCTTCCCGATCGACAAGGACACGCTCGCCTACCTCGAGGCGACCGGCCGCGACAAGCACCGCATCGCGCTGGTCGAGGCCTATGCCAAGGCGCAGGGCATGTACCGCGAGGACGGCATCGCCGATCCGGTCTTCACCGACACGCTGGAGCTCGACCTGTCGACGGTCGTGCCGTCGCTCGCCGGACCGAAGCGCCCGCAGGACCGCGTGGCGCTGACCGACGCGGCTGCCGCCTTCCGCACCGCCCTCGTCGAACTGCAGGGCGGGCGCAAGAAGGCCGCCGACACGCAGACCACCGCCGAATCCCGCTACGTCGCCGAAGGCGCGACCGGCGCATTCGACGCCCCGCCGGCCCGCCATCCGGTCGCCGGCACCGACCACGGCATCTCCGACGGCGATGTCGTGATCGCCGCGATCACCTCCTGCACCAACACCTCGAACCCGAACGTGCTGGTCGCCGCCGGGCTCGTCGCCCGCAAGGCCCACGCCAAGGGCTTGACCGTGAAGCCCTGGGTGAAGACCTCGCTCGCGCCGGGCAGCCAGGTGGTGACGGAATATCTCGAGAAGGCCGGCCTGCAGGCCGATCTCGACGCCATGGGCTTCAACCTCGTCGGCTATGGCTGCACCACCTGCATCGGCAATTCCGGCCCGCTGCCGGAGCCGATCTCCGAGGCGATCACCGAGAACGACCTCGTCGCCTGCTCGGTGCTGTCGGGCAATCGCAACTTCGAGGGCCGGGTGAACCCGGACGTGCGGGCGAACTACCTCGCCTCGCCGCCGCTGGTCGTCGCCTATGCCATCGCCGGGTCGATGTTCGTCGACATCACCAAGGAACCGCTCGGCAAGGACCGGGACGGCAACGACGTATTCCTGAAGGACATCTGGCCGACCACCCAGGAGATCGCCGAGATCGTCCGCGAGACGGTCACCCGCCAGATGTTCGAGGAGCGCTATGCCGACGTCTTCAAGGGCGACGCCCACTGGCAGACGATCGAGGTGTCGGGCGGCCTGACCTACGACTGGGACGACCGCTCGACCTACGTGCAGAACCCGCCCTATTTCGAGGGCATGACCATGGATCCGGAGCCGGTCACCGACGTGCACGGCGCCCGCATCCTCAGCCTGTTCCTCGATTCGATCACCACCGACCACATCTCGCCGGCGGGTTCGATCAAGGCCAACGGCCCGGCCGGCGACTATCTCGTCAGCCACCAGGTCCGCCCGGTCGACTTCAACTCCTACGGTGCGCGCCGCGGCAACCACCAGGTGATGATGCGCGGCACCTTCGCCAACATCCGCATCAAGAACCAGATGCTGGACGGCATCGAGGGCGGCATGACCAAGCACTTCCCCGACGGGGAGGTGATGCCGATCTACGACGCGGCGATGAGGTACCAGGAAGAAGGCGTGCCGCTGGTGGTCTTCGCCGGCAAGGAATACGGCACCGGCTCGTCGCGCGACTGGGCGGCCAAGGGCACCAACCTGCTCGGTGTCAGGGCGGTGATCGCCGAGAGCTTCGAGCGCATCCACCGCTCGAACCTCGTCGGCATGGGCGTCGTGCCCTTCGTCTTCGCCGAGGAAGGCACGTCCTGGAAGTCCATCGGTCTCAAGGGCGACGAGAAGGTCACCATCGAGGGCCTCGCCACGCTCAAGCCGCGCGAGGTGCTGGAGGCGAAGATCGAACGCGCCGACGGCACGGTCGACAGCGTCAGGATCCAGGCCCGGATCGATACGCTGGACGAACTCGAATACTACCGCAATGGCGGCATCCTGCACTACGTGCTGCGGCGCCTCGCCGCCTGA
- a CDS encoding ABC transporter ATP-binding protein gives MAEPAVRLRNVHLTLGAGRSAVHVLKGVDLFVERGESVGIVGPSGSGKSTLLMVLAGLERADEGEVEIASQSLIGLSEDQLAAFRGRNVGIVFQSFHLIPNMTALENVAVPLELAGHSDAFERAERELGQVGLADRITHYPGELSGGEQQRVAMARALAPEPAILIADEPTGNLDQETGRQVADLLFAEREKRGMTLVLVTHDPSLAHRCEREIAVRSGEIHDDRMRSGMAPARTIETLESRPA, from the coding sequence TTGGCGGAACCCGCAGTACGATTACGAAACGTTCATCTGACCCTCGGCGCCGGCCGCAGCGCCGTCCACGTACTGAAGGGCGTCGACCTGTTCGTCGAGCGCGGTGAGTCGGTCGGCATCGTCGGGCCCTCGGGTTCGGGCAAGTCGACGCTGCTGATGGTGCTGGCCGGGCTCGAGCGGGCCGACGAGGGCGAGGTCGAGATCGCCAGCCAGTCGCTGATCGGACTGAGCGAGGACCAACTGGCGGCATTTCGCGGCCGCAATGTCGGCATCGTCTTCCAGTCCTTCCACCTGATCCCCAACATGACCGCGCTGGAAAACGTCGCGGTGCCGCTGGAACTCGCCGGCCATTCCGACGCCTTCGAACGGGCGGAGCGGGAGCTCGGCCAGGTGGGCCTCGCCGACCGCATCACCCATTATCCGGGCGAACTCTCCGGCGGCGAGCAGCAGCGCGTCGCCATGGCGCGAGCACTGGCGCCGGAGCCGGCGATCCTGATCGCCGACGAGCCGACCGGCAATCTCGACCAGGAGACCGGCCGGCAGGTGGCGGACCTTTTGTTCGCCGAACGCGAGAAGCGCGGCATGACGCTGGTGCTGGTCACCCACGATCCGAGCCTCGCGCATCGCTGCGAGCGAGAGATCGCCGTGCGCTCCGGCGAGATCCATGACGACCGCATGCGTTCCGGCATGGCGCCAGCCCGTACCATCGAGACGCTGGAAAGCCGGCCGGCATGA
- the ccmA gene encoding heme ABC exporter ATP-binding protein CcmA, protein MSGLAITVSGLTIGRGSTAVAGPLDLSLAGGEALIVTGPNGAGKSTLLRTLAGLLRPLAGRITVAGATAPDGEPARGIAEIAHYVGHRNAMKPSVGVGDNLRFWARFLGGPGLAVEEALEAVGLPGLAHLPFAYLSAGQQRRVSLARLLVAQRPVWILDEPTAALDTASQARFAGLMAGHLEAGGTVIAATHQPLGLVGARELQLTPAADRPAETGRAIAEADLAAAEGWL, encoded by the coding sequence GTGAGCGGCCTCGCCATCACGGTATCCGGCCTGACGATCGGGCGCGGCAGCACCGCCGTCGCCGGCCCGCTGGACCTGTCGCTCGCGGGCGGCGAGGCGCTGATCGTCACCGGGCCGAACGGCGCCGGCAAGTCGACGTTGCTGCGCACGCTGGCCGGGCTGCTGCGGCCGCTGGCCGGGCGAATCACCGTCGCCGGCGCCACGGCGCCCGACGGCGAGCCGGCGCGAGGGATTGCCGAGATCGCCCATTATGTCGGCCATCGCAACGCCATGAAGCCCTCCGTCGGCGTCGGCGACAATCTGCGATTCTGGGCGCGTTTCCTGGGCGGGCCGGGGCTTGCCGTCGAGGAAGCGCTGGAGGCGGTGGGCCTGCCGGGCCTCGCGCATCTGCCCTTCGCCTATCTATCCGCCGGTCAGCAGCGCCGCGTATCGCTGGCGCGGCTGCTCGTCGCCCAGCGGCCGGTGTGGATCCTCGACGAGCCGACGGCGGCGCTCGACACGGCCTCGCAGGCGCGATTCGCCGGGCTGATGGCCGGCCATCTGGAAGCCGGCGGCACGGTCATCGCCGCGACGCACCAGCCGCTCGGGCTGGTCGGAGCGCGTGAGCTGCAGCTCACGCCGGCGGCGGATCGCCCCGCCGAAACGGGCCGCGCTATCGCCGAGGCGGACCTCGCAGCCGCCGAGGGCTGGCTGTGA
- a CDS encoding heme ABC transporter permease, whose product MTDLSAAKPSRFAILANPTRFLDLSGRLQPWLYAAALSALVVGLTLGFTAPPDYQQGATVQIMFIHVPFAWLSMMVWTVMSLSALGTLVWRHPLADVAVKAAAPIGAVFTALALITGSIWGRPMWGTWWVWDARLTSVFVLFLMYLGLIALTRALDDPGKSARAAAILVLVGFVNIPIIKFSVDWWNTLHQSASVIRADGPAMPAVFLTPLLVSALGFTLLFFALHLTAMRSEVLRRRVAALSRLAARRADG is encoded by the coding sequence ATGACCGACCTCTCCGCTGCCAAGCCGTCGCGCTTCGCGATCCTCGCCAACCCGACGCGGTTCCTCGACCTGTCGGGCCGGCTGCAGCCGTGGCTCTATGCGGCGGCGCTGTCGGCGCTGGTCGTCGGCCTGACGCTCGGCTTCACGGCTCCGCCGGACTACCAGCAGGGCGCCACGGTGCAGATCATGTTCATCCACGTGCCCTTCGCGTGGCTGTCGATGATGGTCTGGACGGTGATGAGCCTGTCGGCTCTCGGCACGCTGGTCTGGCGCCATCCGCTCGCCGATGTCGCGGTCAAGGCCGCGGCACCGATCGGCGCGGTGTTCACCGCCCTGGCGCTGATCACCGGCTCGATCTGGGGCCGTCCGATGTGGGGCACGTGGTGGGTGTGGGACGCCCGGCTGACCTCGGTCTTCGTGCTGTTCCTGATGTATCTCGGGCTGATCGCGCTGACCCGGGCGCTCGACGATCCCGGCAAGAGCGCCAGGGCCGCGGCGATCCTCGTCCTCGTCGGCTTCGTCAACATTCCGATCATCAAGTTCTCGGTGGACTGGTGGAACACGCTGCATCAGTCGGCGAGCGTCATCCGCGCCGACGGCCCGGCGATGCCGGCGGTGTTCCTGACGCCGCTGCTGGTCTCGGCGCTGGGCTTCACGCTGCTGTTCTTCGCCCTGCATTTGACGGCGATGCGCAGCGAGGTGCTGCGCCGACGCGTCGCCGCCCTGTCGCGGCTCGCCGCCCGCCGCGCGGACGGCTGA
- a CDS encoding GNAT family N-acetyltransferase encodes MSAHTIRPARPEDVPALRDIYEEAVLNGTATYELVPPDLAEMRARFAAITDVGYPFIVAEDHHGTVLGYAYASAFRHRPAYRWSVEDSIYLAPEARGRGIGRDLLTRLVELCSESGFRQMIAVIGGADNEASIRVHRRAGFRMIGTFEGSGFKFGRWIDTVLMQMQLGDGKTSLPDETAFPGTLYGG; translated from the coding sequence ATGAGCGCCCACACGATCCGCCCCGCCCGCCCCGAGGATGTCCCGGCCCTTCGCGACATCTACGAGGAGGCCGTCCTCAACGGCACCGCCACCTACGAGCTGGTCCCCCCGGACCTCGCCGAGATGCGCGCGCGCTTCGCCGCGATCACCGACGTCGGCTACCCGTTCATCGTCGCCGAAGACCACCATGGCACCGTGCTCGGCTACGCCTATGCCAGCGCCTTCCGGCACCGGCCGGCCTATCGTTGGTCGGTCGAGGATTCGATCTACCTGGCGCCGGAAGCCCGGGGCCGCGGCATCGGCCGCGATCTGCTGACACGGCTCGTCGAGCTGTGCAGCGAGAGCGGCTTTCGTCAGATGATCGCGGTGATCGGCGGGGCCGACAACGAGGCGTCGATCCGGGTGCACCGGCGCGCCGGCTTCCGCATGATCGGGACGTTCGAGGGTTCGGGCTTCAAGTTCGGCCGCTGGATCGACACGGTGCTGATGCAGATGCAGCTCGGCGACGGCAAGACGTCGCTGCCGGACGAGACGGCATTTCCGGGAACGCTCTACGGCGGGTGA
- the ccmB gene encoding heme exporter protein CcmB: protein MTAVFWRDLRLAISGGGGAMTAVIFFLAVVATVPFGVGPDLNLLSRIGPAILWIGALLSTLLTLDRLFQADREDGTLDLMLTGSTPMPLVVLGKCLALWAASGLPLVLAAPALGLFLALEPTAIGAVTLTLLAGTPAITFIGAVGAAVAVALPRGGLLVSVLVLPLAIPVLIFGVSATYGAVNDPDPFLSPFLILVALTLFFGALGPIAAAAALKAGGD from the coding sequence GTGACGGCGGTATTCTGGCGCGACCTGAGGCTCGCGATCTCCGGCGGCGGCGGCGCGATGACCGCGGTGATCTTCTTCCTCGCCGTCGTCGCGACCGTGCCCTTCGGCGTCGGGCCCGACCTCAACCTGTTGTCGCGGATCGGGCCGGCGATCCTGTGGATCGGCGCACTGCTGTCCACGCTCCTGACGCTCGACCGGCTGTTCCAGGCCGACCGCGAGGACGGCACGCTCGACCTGATGCTCACCGGCTCGACGCCGATGCCGCTGGTGGTTCTGGGCAAGTGCCTGGCGCTGTGGGCCGCCTCCGGCCTGCCGCTGGTGCTGGCGGCCCCGGCGCTCGGCCTGTTCCTGGCGCTGGAGCCGACGGCGATCGGCGCGGTCACGCTGACCCTGCTCGCCGGCACGCCGGCGATCACCTTCATCGGCGCGGTCGGGGCGGCCGTCGCCGTGGCGCTGCCGCGCGGCGGGCTGCTGGTGTCCGTGCTGGTGCTGCCGCTGGCGATCCCGGTGCTGATCTTCGGCGTCTCGGCCACCTATGGCGCGGTGAACGATCCCGACCCGTTCCTGTCGCCCTTCCTGATCCTCGTCGCGCTGACGCTGTTCTTCGGCGCGCTGGGCCCGATCGCCGCGGCCGCGGCACTCAAGGCAGGCGGCGACTGA
- a CDS encoding DUF2794 domain-containing protein, whose product MQDFATNGDAAANLLAFPDNRSRNPVVSFDRRELSQILRIYGRMVSAGEWRDYAIDMLKERAVFSVFRRTSEMPLYRIEKNPKLARKQGAYQVVAAGGLVMKRGHDLANVLQVFDKALALADKA is encoded by the coding sequence TTGCAGGATTTCGCGACGAACGGTGACGCGGCGGCCAATCTTCTCGCCTTTCCCGACAACCGTTCCCGAAATCCCGTGGTCTCCTTCGATCGCCGCGAGCTGTCGCAGATCCTGCGCATCTACGGACGCATGGTCTCGGCCGGCGAATGGCGCGACTACGCCATCGACATGCTGAAGGAGCGCGCGGTGTTCTCGGTGTTCCGCCGCACCAGCGAGATGCCGCTCTACCGCATCGAGAAGAATCCCAAGCTCGCCCGCAAGCAGGGCGCCTACCAGGTGGTTGCGGCCGGCGGGCTGGTGATGAAGCGCGGCCACGACCTGGCGAACGTGCTGCAGGTCTTCGACAAGGCGCTGGCGCTCGCCGACAAAGCCTGA
- a CDS encoding thioredoxin family protein, translating to MSRTPGGGHALALLAMLIVGAAARPAVAGEAIVKQVTHVIEMFTSQGCSSCPPAEALLTRLADEPGILALAYHVDYWDYIGWRDTFGSAANTDRQRAYAKSFATTTIYTPQAVVNGKAAVVGSHEAKLRRLLEAEGLPARASAANIDLSVVADRLHITAKGAAASPGGQTPVLMLVTFVDEAPVAVERGENSGHTLANTHAVKDWRVLGMWTGETMEIDLPLVTLFGPDKRKLGCAAILQSVTADGAPGPIIAAAQLEFSPE from the coding sequence GTGAGCCGGACGCCCGGCGGGGGACACGCCCTCGCGCTCCTGGCGATGCTGATCGTCGGCGCCGCCGCCCGCCCGGCCGTCGCGGGCGAGGCCATCGTCAAGCAGGTCACCCACGTCATCGAGATGTTCACCAGCCAGGGCTGCTCGTCATGCCCGCCCGCCGAGGCGCTGCTGACCCGGCTGGCCGATGAGCCGGGCATCCTCGCCCTCGCCTACCACGTCGACTACTGGGACTATATCGGCTGGCGCGACACGTTCGGCTCGGCGGCGAACACCGATCGCCAGCGCGCCTATGCCAAATCCTTCGCGACGACGACGATCTACACGCCGCAGGCGGTGGTCAACGGCAAGGCCGCGGTGGTCGGCTCACACGAGGCCAAGCTGCGCCGCCTGCTCGAGGCCGAAGGGCTTCCGGCCCGCGCCTCGGCCGCCAATATAGATCTGTCGGTCGTCGCCGACCGGCTGCACATCACCGCCAAGGGCGCCGCCGCCAGCCCGGGCGGGCAGACGCCCGTGCTGATGCTCGTGACCTTCGTCGACGAGGCGCCCGTCGCCGTCGAACGCGGCGAGAACAGCGGCCACACGCTGGCCAACACCCATGCCGTCAAGGACTGGCGGGTGCTCGGCATGTGGACCGGCGAGACGATGGAGATCGACCTGCCGCTGGTGACGCTGTTCGGACCGGACAAGCGCAAGCTCGGCTGCGCCGCCATCCTGCAGTCGGTGACCGCCGACGGTGCGCCGGGCCCGATCATCGCGGCGGCGCAGCTGGAATTTTCCCCGGAGTAG
- a CDS encoding Bax inhibitor-1/YccA family protein, protein MAEYRNPGVRTVPAAGARADIDQGLRTYMLKVYNLMAAGLALTGVAAYLLYALSVTVEPTAYQVRPDLYLTDLGYTVFVSPLKWVLMLAPLAMVFFLSFRVHKMSVAAAQTTFWIYATMVGLSLATIFLVYTQESITQVFFITAASFGALSLWGYTTKRDISAWGSFLFMGVIGLVIAMVVNIFLASPALTFAISAIGVLVFAGLTAYDTQQIKEMYYEGDGSAVMGRKAVMGALRLYLDFLNMFLFLLQLFGNRN, encoded by the coding sequence ATGGCTGAATATCGGAATCCCGGGGTACGGACCGTACCCGCGGCCGGTGCAAGGGCGGACATCGACCAGGGCCTCCGCACCTACATGCTGAAGGTGTACAACCTGATGGCAGCCGGCCTCGCCCTCACGGGCGTTGCTGCATATCTTCTCTATGCGCTTTCCGTCACGGTCGAGCCGACCGCCTACCAGGTGCGGCCGGACCTCTATCTGACGGATCTCGGCTACACGGTGTTCGTGTCGCCGCTGAAATGGGTGCTCATGCTGGCGCCGCTGGCGATGGTGTTCTTCCTGTCGTTCCGCGTCCACAAGATGAGTGTGGCGGCGGCGCAGACGACCTTCTGGATCTACGCCACGATGGTCGGCCTGTCGCTCGCGACGATCTTCCTCGTCTACACGCAGGAATCGATCACCCAGGTGTTCTTCATCACGGCCGCCTCGTTCGGCGCGCTGTCGCTCTGGGGCTACACCACCAAGCGTGACATCTCGGCCTGGGGCTCCTTCCTGTTCATGGGCGTGATCGGCCTGGTCATCGCCATGGTCGTGAACATCTTCCTCGCCTCGCCGGCGCTGACCTTCGCCATCTCGGCGATCGGCGTCCTGGTGTTCGCCGGCCTCACCGCCTACGACACCCAGCAGATCAAGGAAATGTACTACGAGGGCGACGGCTCTGCCGTCATGGGCCGCAAGGCCGTGATGGGCGCGCTGCGCCTCTATCTCGACTTCCTGAACATGTTCCTGTTCCTGCTGCAGCTGTTCGGCAATCGCAATTAA